The following proteins are encoded in a genomic region of Coffea eugenioides isolate CCC68of chromosome 6, Ceug_1.0, whole genome shotgun sequence:
- the LOC113775655 gene encoding protein transport protein Sec24-like At3g07100 — MGTENPNRASYSQRPSTSPFFAAQTASPFSSSTPVAGAEASSFRSYNPIPSSQIPPSSSEASGFRSVQPGRSNDPAGPPPPPSYGPPQTGPFQHLSGPQFSSPVQVPSLRTSAGERPVVAPPVRPPAGPFSSTPVSFQMRPQPPTIPFGSPPQSMNTVQPGMNVPLSSVDSPFGASSTNLQPSSPPMRASFPAARGTLQSAFSGYPSQQYNAVPQAPPVNSVAFPPHQGGSVTPAPAVSGPYVGQQGGYVQSPPTAAPVGMYSRDRMQHPASLPPLGTAQGLVEDFRSLSLGSVPGSLDAGIDSKALPRPLDGDVEPKSFAEMYPMNCSSRYLRLSTCAIPNSQSLASRWHLPLGAVVCPLAEAPEREEVPIVNFVTTGIIRCRRCRTYVNPYVTFTDHGRKWRCNLCSLLNDVPGEYYAHLDASGRRIDLDQRPELTKGSVEFIAPAEYMLRPPMPPLYFFLIDVSVCAVRSGMLEVVAQTIKSCLDTLPGFPRTQIGFITFDSTVHFYNIKSSLTQPQMMVVSDLDDIFVPLPDDLLVNLSESRTVVDAFLDSLPSMFQENTNVESAFGPALKAAFMVMSQLGGKLLIFQNTLPSLGAGRLRLRGDDARVYGTEKEYTLRVPEDPFYKQMAADFSKFQIAVNIYAFSDKYTDIATLGTLAKYTGGQVYYYPNFVASIHKDKLRHELGRDLTRETAWEAVLRIRCGRGVRFTSYHGNFMLRSTDLMALPVLDCDKAYAMQLCLEETLLTTDTVYFQVALLYTSSSGERRIRVHNAAAPVVADVGELYRVADIGAVVSLLSRLAFEKSLSYKLEDARTSVQHRIVKALREYRNLHAVQHRLGGRMIYPESLKLLALYGLALCKSTPLRGGYADTQLDERCAAGYTMMALPVKKLLKLLYPNLIWLDEYLLKASFADESENIWKRLPLSAESLDSRGIYIYDDGFRFVLWFGRVLSPDIARSVLGEDYAVDYSRVCLTEQDNEMSRRLMRIIKKYRESDPSYYQLCHLVWQGEQPREGLYLLANLVEDQVGGTNSYADWLLQLHRQVQQNA, encoded by the exons ATGGGAACTGAAAATCCTAACCGTGCAAGTTATTCTCAGAGACCATCTACCTCACCATTCTTTGCTGCTCAAACTGCTTCACCATTTTCATCATCTACCCCAGTGGCTGGAGCAGAAGCCTCTTCTTTTCGCTCTTATAATCCTATTCCCTCTTCCCAGATCCCACCTTCCTCCTCAGAGGCCTCTGGTTTTAGGTCTGTACAGCCGGGCAGATCTAATGATCCAGCAGGACCACCTCCTCCACCATCCTATGGCCCGCCACAGACTGGACCTTTTCAGCATCTCTCAGGCCCACAATTTTCCTCACCTGTGCAAGTGCCTTCTCTTCGGACTTCAGCTGGGGAGCGGCCAGTAGTTGCTCCACCAGTAAGACCTCCCGCTGGCCCTTTCTCATCTACTCCAGTTTCCTTTCAAATGCGGCCACAGCCTCCTACTATTCCTTTTGGATCTCCGCCTCAAAGCATGAATACTGTTCAACCAGGTATGAATGTTCCTCTATCGTCTGTGGATTCACCTTTTGGTGCTTCTAGCACAAACTTACAGCCATCATCACCACCTATGAGGGCATCGTTTCCTGCTGCCAGAGGTACCTTGCAGTCAGCTTTTTCTGGGTACCCTAGTCAGCAGTATAATGCAGTTCCACAAGCTCCACCTGTGAACTCTGTTGCCTTTCCACCTCACCAAGGTGGTTCTGTTACACCTGCGCCAGCAGTATCAGGGCCTTATGTTGGTCAACAAGGAGGTTATGTGCAGTCTCCTCCAACTGCAGCTCCAGTAGGGATGTATTCACGGGACCGCATGCAACATCCAGCCTCTCTGCCACCTCTAGGCACTGCACAAGGCTTGGTGGAGGACTTCAGGTCCCTCTCTCTTGGGTCTGTTCCTGGATCATTGGATGCAGGAATTGATTCTAAAGCATTACCAAGGCCATTGGATGGGGATGTGGAGCCTAAATCTTTTGCCGAGATGTATCCTATGAACTGTAGTTCTAGATATTTGCGGTTGAGCACATGTGCGATTCCAAATTCTCAGTCCTTGGCTTCAAGGTGGCATTTGCCTCTGGGAGCGGTTGTTTGCCCTCTTGCAGAAGCTCCAGAAAGG GAGGAAGTTCCTATAGTTAATTTTGTGACAACTGGCATCATTCGTTGTAGAAGGTGTCGTACATATGTTAATCCATATGTCACATTCACTGACCATGGAAGAAAGTGGAGGTGCAACCTATGTTCATTGCTTAATGATG TCCCTGGCGAATATTATGCCCACTTGGATGCTAGTGGTAGGAGAATTGACTTGGATCAACGGCCTGAGCTTACTAAGGGTAGTGTTGAATTTATTGCTCCCGCTGAATATATGCTCCGGCCACCAATGCCGCCACTGTACTTTTTTCTCATTGATGTTTCAGTCTGCGCTGTGAGAAGTGGAATGCTGGAG GTAGTAGCACAAACTATTAAGTCTTGTTTGGACACCTTGCCTGGATTTCCCAGAACACAGATTGGCTTCATAACTTTTGATAGCACAGTGCATTTTTATAATATAAAG TCTTCTTTGACTCAGCCCCAGATGATGGTGGTCTCGGATCTGGATGATATATTTGTACCCTTGCCAGATGATCTTCTTGTTAACTTGTCTGAGTCAAGAACTGTTGTTGATGCATTTCTCGATAGCTTGCCCTCCATGTTTCAGGAGAACACGAATGTGGAGTCTGCTTTTGGTCCAGCTCTTAAAGCGGCTTTCATGGTTATG AGTCAACTTGGTGGCAAATTGTTGATTTTTCAAAACACGTTGCCATCGCTAGGTGCTGGCCGCCTGAGGCTTCGTGGAGATGATGCACGTGTTTATGGGACCGAGAAAGAGTATACATTAAGAGTTCCAGAAGATCCATTTTATAAACAGATGGCTGCTGATTTCTCGAAGTTTCAGATAGCAGTAAATATATATGCATTCAGCGATAAGTATACCGACATAGCCACCTTAG GAACTCTGGCAAAATATACTGGTGGACAGGTATACTACTATCCAAATTTTGTTGCTTCTATTCACAAAGATAAACTAAGACACGAGTTAGGTAGAGATCTTACAAGAGAGACTGCGTGGGAAGCTGTTTTGCGCATACGATGTGGGAGAG GTGTGCGTTTTACTTCTTACCATGGGAACTTTATGCTGCGATCTACTGATCTTATGGCACTTCCAGTTCTTGACTGTGACAAAGCATATGCAATGCAGTTATGCCTCGAAGAAACACTGCTGACAACAGATACGGTGTATTTCCAAGTTGCTTTATT GTATACATCATCTTCCGGAGAAAGGCGTATCAGGGTCCACAATGCTGCAGCTCCAGTTGTTGCTGATGTAGGGGAATTGTATCGCGTGGCTGATATTGGTGCCGTAGTATCTTTGCTTTCGAGGCTTG CATTTGAGAAGTCATTGTCCTACAAATTGGAAGACGCTCGAACTTCTGTTCAACATAGGATTGTCAAGGCCCTTAGAGAATATAGAAACCTTCATGCTGTCCAGCATCGGTTGGGAGGCAGGATGATATACCCTGAATCTTTGAAGTTATTGGCTCTATATGGTTTAGCATTGTGTAAATCAACACCTCTTCGTGGTGGATACGCTGACACACAGCTTGATGAACGCTGCGCTGCTGGATATACCATGATGGCTTTGCCAGTTAAAAAATTGTTGAAACTTCTGTATCCAAATCTGATTTGGCTAGATGAGTATCTCTTGAAG GCATCTTTTGCCGATGAATCAGAGAACATTTGGAAGAGACTTCCACTTTCTGCAGAGAGCCTAGACTCAAGGGGAATTTATATTTATGATGATGGTTTTAGATTTGTTTTATGGTTTGGCAGAGTGCTATCACCTGATATAGCTAGGAGTGTACTTGGTGAAGATTATGCTGTAGACTATTCAAGG